The nucleotide window TGACCCTCCGGAACATTCTGCAAATCGTCGGCCGGCCGAACTGGGCGGTGCGGACCCTGCTGCACGGCAAGCCGCACTTCGCCACGATGGCGAAGTACATGCCCAAGGGGCTGAACATGAAGCAGCTCGGCGCATACATGAACGCGACGTTCTCGGGCCGCCTGAACGAGGCCAAAATCGCCCCGATCCGCGACCGCTGGAAGGGCAACTTGGTGCTCAAGGGGGTCGCGAGCGAGGAGGACACGGAGACCGCGGTCCGCCTCGGGCTCGACGGGATCATCGTGTCGAACCACGGCGGACGGCAGGTGGACGCGGGCGAGTCAACGATCCGGTCGCTGCTGCCGATCGCCGCGAAGTACCGCAGCAAACTCCGGGTCATGATCGACAGCGGGCTGCGAACCGGGCCGGACATCGCACGGGCTCTGGCGTGCGACGCCGATTTCACGTTCCTGGGGCGGACGTTCATGTACGCGGTCGCGGCCCTCGGCCGCGAGGGCGGCCAGCACGCGATCGCCATGCTGAAAGTGCAGTTGAAGCAGGTGATGGACCAGGTATGCTGCCACCGCGTCGCGGACTTCCGGCGGCACCTGTTGCGAAAACCGGATTAGGCCCGGCTGGTCGCCCGCTCACAGGATCACCATTGTCCAGCCACCTGCTGTTCCGCAAGGCGGGCCGCAGCACCGAGCGGGGCGAACCAGAGGTGGCTTTTTCGCTTCCGCACCGACTCGGAGCCGCGCGGTCACCTGCACAAGCTCGTCGCGCAATTCGACACCGCCCGACTCGATCCGGTACTGCCGGTCGAGGCCAGGACTCCCGCGAGTACATCCGAGTGGGTGTATCTTTATGGCGTGACGAAAATTCACCGGCCGTCAAGGGCGCGGTCCAGGTTGAACGCCGCCGAGATCAGGGCTAATTGAGTGAACCCCTGCGGGAAGTTCCCCAGCGCTTGCCCGCTCGTGCCGGTCTGCTCGCCGAACAGCCCCAGCGGGCTGCCGTACCCGAGCATCTGCTCGAACCGCAGTCGGGCCTCGGCCAGCCGGGCCGGGTCCGTGCGCCCGGCCCGGGTCAGCGCTTCCACCAGCCAGAAGCTGCACATGTTGAACGTCCCCTCGGCCCCGTCCAACCCGTCATGCGTGGCCCGGTAGTCGTACCGGTACACCAGCCCGTCCGCCGCCAGCCCGCCCTTCGTCGCCGGGGCACGGATCGCGTCCACCGTCGCCAACATCCGCGGGTCGTCCGGCGCCATGAAAAACGTGAGCGGCATCAGCAGCAGGGAAGCGTCCAGATTGTCCGCTCCGTAGGATTGCACGAACGATTTGCGCGTCTCGCTCCACCCCTTCGCCATCACCTGCTCGTACACCGCGTCGCGGGCGGCCAGCCACTTCGCTCGGTTCGCCGGCAGGGCCCGCTTGTCGGCCAGCCGCAGCCCGCGGTCCAGCGCCACCCAGCACATGAACCGCGAGTACACGTGGTCCTTGCGCGCCCCGCGCGTCTCCCACACGCCCTCGTCCGGCCGGTCCCAGTTATCCGCCACCCAGTCCACCAGCCCGCGCAGCGACACCCAGGCGTCGTAGCTCACCGGGCGGGCGTACTTGTTGTGCAGGTAGACCGCGTCCATCAGCTCCCCGTACACGTCGAGCTGCAACTGCCCGTGCGCCCCGTTGCCGACCCGCACCGGCCGGGACCCCATGTACCCGTCCAGGTGCGGCAACTCGTACTCGGTCAGGTCGGACCGGCCGTCCACCGCGTACATCAGTTGGAGCGGCGCGCCGCAGTGGGACTCGTGCTCCTTCCACCGGGCCGCCAGCCAGTCCATGAACCGGGCCGCCTCGTCGGTGAACCCGATCCGCAGGAACGCGTACACGGTGAACGCGGCGTCCCGGAGCCAGCAGTACCGGTAGTCCCAGTTGCGCGTCCCGCCGATCCCTTCCGGCAGGCTGGTGGTGGGGGCCGCGACGATGGCGCCGGTGGGCTCGTAGGTGAGCAACTTGAGCGCTAGCGCCGACCGGTGTACCGCCTCCCGCCAGCGCCCCTGATAGGTACACTTCGACAGCCACCGCTGCCAGAACGCGACCGTCTCGCGGAACCGATCCTCGGCCTCGGCGGTTCCCGGGCAGTAGCCAGACGGGGCGTCCCGCTCAATGACTCGCAGTATGAACGCGGCGCTCGCGCCCTCGTCCAGGGTGAACGTCCCGGCCGCGCCGGTGCCGTCGGGACGGAGCGGGACCGAGGACGCGAGCCCGAGCGACAGGTCGGGGGCGTCGAACCGAACCCCGTACTCGTCCACTCGGGTCTCGTGTTTCGCCCGCGCGTAATCGAACGCGGGGCGACATTCTACTGTAAACGCGAGCCGGCCGCGGACCACCCGGGCCCTGCGCACCAGTTGGTCGGCGGGCGGGGCGCCCGGGCCGACCGGCATGTAATCCTCGATCTCGGCGACCCCGTCGGGGTGCAGGAACCGGGTCACAAGGATGTTGGTGTCGGGCCAGTAGTACTGTTTGTGCCGCACGCCCTCGGCGGTCGGCGCGATGCGGAAAAAGCCCCCCTTGCGGTCGTCGAGGAGCGCCCCGAACACGCTGGGCGAGTCGAACCGCGGGAGGCACAGCCAGTCGAGCGACCCGTCGAGCCCGACGAGCGCGGCGGTGCGCATGTTCCCGATTACCCCGTAGTTCTCGATCGGCTGGTACGGCACGGCGGCCTCCAATGACATGTTGCAGTGCGGGGCCGTGCAGCAACTCGCGCGCCCGACGCGGGTGTTGCACCGGCGCGCTCGTGACCGTTCGCTCGAACCGCTCGCACATCCGGCGAAGCGGCCCGCTTCGCGGCGTCAGTCATCACGTGCGGCCTTCCGATCGCGTGCCCGGCGTAGAATGACGGCATGATCTTCTCCTGGCTCCGCGCCCGGCGGCGGCGTAAGCTCCTTGCGAACGCGTTCCCCGTTCGTTACGCCGCCATCATCGAACGGAACGTCGGACACGAAGCTCTGCTCCCAGAACCTCTTCGGGCGCGGCTCCGCGACGCGACGACGATTCTCCTTTCCGAAAAGGAGTGGCTCGGGCGCGGCGGGCTGTTCGTCAGCGAAGAGATGCGGGTAACGATCGCGGCGCAGGCGGCGCTGCTGCTGCTCGGGCGCGAGCACGAGTACTTCGATTCCGTTCGCGAAGTGGTGGTGTTCCCGACCACGTTCCAAACCCCGCGGCCCGAGGACGGCTGGGAGGATGATTTCCTCTCGGACACCATTTCAAGCGGGCAGGCCGTGTACACCGGGACGGTGCTGCTCGCGTGGGACGAGGTTCAGCGCGAGGGCCGCGACCCGGCGGGCGGGTATAACGTGGTGCTGCACGAGTTCGCCCACCAGCTCGACTTCGCTGAAGGCCTCGCGGGCCGTGCCCCCCGTCTGGGCGACCGCGAACTGGAAGCGCGGTGGAAGTACGTGATGAGCGTCGCGTTCGCGGACCACCGCCGCGCGGTGAAGGCGAACGAGCCGGAACTGTTCTTCACCCCGCACGCCGCGGACGACGAGTTGGAGTTCTTCGCGGACCTCACCGAAGCGTTTTTTTGCCGCCCGTACGACCTGCGGAACTTGTACCCCGAACTGTACCGGTTGCTCGGGGCGTACTACCGGCTCGATCCGGCCGCGTGGGCGTGGCCGGTGTAGCGTCGGCCGCGGTTCGCATTTCGGAACCCGGGTCTGGGTATCACACCAACAACCACCGGCCTCGGTTGAAGTACCGCGGCCAAAGCGGCCCCCTCCACCCCGTGCTCTCCACGTCGGGCGCCCCCATGTATCGCGTGAAAGGCGATGGGGACCGAGTGGATCGCGACCCACTCGTCCATCCAGGTGACTCGCGCGACGAACGGCGCCGGAAGTTTCAAGTTGTGTGATTGAGGAGTCGCGAACCGCATGGTGTCACAGTTCGATGGTGGTTGTTACGACTCCACTATCGGAACCCCCATGCGGTCCACGAAACCGTCACGACGCATACCAGTGCAGGTCGGACGAAACGAGCGAATCGCGCATCGGCGAATTCGTGCCGCGCCACTCACCCCGCTGCCAGAGCGTACCGCCCCCGGCGCGCGATGATTCGGCTCGCTATCATGAGCAGGAGGCACTCCGGCCTGATGCGCGAGTACACCGATGAGACGACGGGTTGCCCTCACCGTCTTGGGTTTTGTAACGTTCGCCGCCCTCGCGGCCGTTGTTGTCACCCTGAGCCGACCCGCACGCGCCCCAGACCCCGACGCGACGACCCCACAGAACCAGGACGCGCAGTTCGAAATTGACCTGCTCGCCGACGACAACGAGTTCGACACGGACGACGAATCCACGCCCCTCCCCCCGCCGCCGAACCTGTCGAAGTTGTCACTCGACGAGGTCATCGATCGGCTCGACGACACCGAGAACTACACGGTCCGGGCGCTCGCCTTCCGCGAGGTCGCGGCCCGCGGGCCGGCGGCGCGGGCGGCTCTCCCGGCCCTGCGATCGATGAAGAACGAGGTCCGCACCAGCGCCGCGTACTGGGCCGCGCTCGCCGAGTGCCTCATCGACCCGGACCGCTACGACGCGCACCTCTCTCGGGCGCTCGCGCGGGTTCGCGAGTTACACTCCCTCCCACACGGCACTCTGCACAGCACTCTGCGACTCACTGCCGTTGGGACCGCGCCAGGTCTCGCAGCGGTCGATCATGCACGACGGAACACGGCGTTCGAGCTTCTTTCGGGAATCGGTTGCCTTCCCAGCGACCCCACGTATCCGGTACTACTCACCGTCCTCAAGGACCCGAACCACCCCGGACGCGAGCAGGCGCGAGAACTTCTGTGGTCAATGTTCGTCCGCCACCCGGACGAAGTGGGCCGCGTCGTGCCTGCGGCGGATGAAAATACCATCCGCATTTGGTCACAAATCGATGCCGCTCAAGCGGCCGAGTGGGTGCCGCTTCTCGCCGACCGGGACCGCAAACTGGCCGCAGTCGCGAGCATAATCCTGGTGATGGCCGGCAAATACGAGCAGGGGCTGCCGACTGTCCTTGCCACCGAATGGCCCGATTCCGCCTTTGAAGAATTACGATTCAAACGTGAGGCGATTCGCGGACGGCCGGAGCACCTGCCACGGGTCGTCCGGGAGTTCCTGGGGACGCTCCAGCCCCGCGACAGAGAAAAGGTCCGTACCGTCGCCGCGGCGGCGCTACGAGGTGGGAAAACGGCGCGCGAAAAGAAGGCCGCGATCCAGGTGCTTCAGTACGCGCGCACGGCCGACGCGGACACGCTGGCCCCAGCGTTCGCCGACCCGGACCCGGCGGTGCAGCGGTTCGCAGTGCGGGAGGTGCTCACAGCGCAGCGGCCACCGTCCGCGTTCCCGCTTGTCGCAACGCACCTGCTTCGTACCCCTGACGAGTTCCTCGCCCAGTGGTTCGACGAATCGCTTCAGAATCAGGACGACCCCCCGCCGGCGGTCGCCGACTTCGTGACGGCGCGGGTGCTCCCACCCGACGGCAAACCCGGGTTCTCCCGCGCCTTCCGCCACCTCCCGACCACCGGACCGGGGGCGGACCGGACGGCCGAGCTGGTGATCCGGTATCTTTCCGCCCCAGCCGAGGCGGGGCGACTGCCCCCGGCGTTTGATGAGGCGGCGGCACTGGCCGGCCGACTCGGCCCGGCGGCGAAGGCCGCCGTACCGTTCATCCGGCCGGCCCTGACCAGCCGGCCGGCCGCGGAGAACGGTTCCTGGCATCGCGCATTTGTTGCCGCTGATACCCTCCTGCGAATCGTCCCGAACGACGCTGACGCGATCGCCACTCTGCTGGCGGTCATCGACGCGCGAACAGAAAAGTCATACCAGGCGGTCCAATGGCTCGGCAAAATCGATCCAACTAACGCGACCGTCACGAAGTTGATCAGTTTGGTGGAAGCCGGCTGGAATGCGCGCTTCGAACCTGACCGGTCGTTGACCGAGGCAGCGGTCGAAGCCCTTGCTGAACTCGGGCCGCGAGCCCGCGCCGCGTTACCAGTCCTCCGCCGGTGCGCGGGGACTCCGTTTAGCGAGCGGAAGGTCGGGCTCATCGTTGGGGCGATGGCAGCCGTGGGCCGAATCGACCAAGCCGAACAAGAGATCACAGTGCGGAGACTAGCGCCCCTGCTCACCGGGCACCAGAACATCCGAGACCCAGCAGAAAACCCACGATTTCAGGCGGCGAAGGTGCTGATTACACTCGGCCCGGCTGCCAAATCAATTGTCCCCGAATTGATTACATTCGCTCAAAAAGACGGTGGGGCGGTCAGCGGACTCGCCGCCGGGCTCGCTCGCTTGGCCCCGGAACGGTGCGCCGAGGTACTCAACCTGTTCGCCGACGGCTACATGCTCGAGTTGCCGGGTTGGGTCAGCGATAAATCGTCGCTGCAGTCTTTTGCGGCCGAATGCGTGAGCCACCCTGCAGTCCCGGTCCGGCGGGCGGCGTGGAACGTGCTTATCAGCATCAGTCCCGACCCCGCGAGCGTGCCACTACTTCGGGCGGTAGCTGCGGCAGAGAAGGATCCGGGGGCAGCCCGGCGGGCGGCAGCCGCGTTCGCTCGATCAGGTTTCACCGGGGCGAATTCCTCAGAAGGGCAACGAGCACTCGCAGCGTGGGTACGCGTGACCAACCGGCGTCTCTTGCCGCGCCGGCTGGCGCGGATCGCCGAACGAGAACAATGGGAAGGAGAGAACAAATGGGCTGGTTGGCAGGTAGAGATGATCGCCAGAACCGACCCGCACGCGCTCCGCGCGCACCTCACCGAACTGTTCGGCGCAGTGGACAAGGATCGCACCCCGCCTACCGTGGCACTAATCAAAACGTTGGCGCGGGCCGCGCCGGACTCGATCGGGCCGCTGATCGAGCGGCTCGACACCAACCACCCGCCCAACGACCGAGTTCGGGCGGCTCTGGCGTTGGGCCGGATCGGGCCGAAGGCGGACGCGGCGGTACACGCTCTGACCAAGGCGCTGGACGACCGGGACCGCAACGTCCGGTACACGGCTGCGGAAGTTCTGCTGGCTGTCGCGTCGCCAGTTCCGCCGGCAGCCATCCGTGTGTTCGCAGAGGCCGAACTTGAGCAGCCCAGAGACGAGGAGCGGCACCTTTTCAAACCCATCCCAATCGAGTTGCGTAACGCGGTCAAGAAGTATGGGTTCGTGTGGAACTGGAACCGGTTGACGGTTCTCCGTTCGCTCGGGGCTGGCGCGGCACCGGCGGCGAAGGTACTCGGCAAGCACTTCGACGACCCACAGTACCAGCGCCGGATCGAGGTGGCAGAAATCCTGATACGCGCGGACCCGAACCGGGCCGAGGAAGTTGTCCGATGGCTGCTGGAGAGGGCCACCTACCCATACGTCGATCGGACCGATGCGGCGGAGGCGATCGGGCGACTGGACGCATCGGCCCGACCGGCTGCGAAATGGATTTCGGAAGCACTCGCGGCACACCCGAACGACGACCTGACTGCCGTTCTGGCCCGGGCGCTACGGCGCACGGACCCTGCCGCGGCGCGGGCCGCTGGCGTTCGATGATGGGGCGCGGGGCACGGACGGTCGTAAACCGGCCGCAGTTCCCGCGCGGCCCGAGTGAACGGCCGGCCTATCACACCAGTAACCACCGACCGAGGTTGAAGTACAGCAACAGCGTGACCATGTCGGCGGCGGCCAGAGCGACCGGCCCCGACGCCACTTGCGGGTCGCGGCGGGCCATGCGGAGCAAGAAAGGAAGCGCCAGCCCGACCGCGGCCGAAGCGGCCACCCCGCCCGCGATGCCGACGCACAGGCTCAGCCCGGCCCGCGCGCTGCCCTTCCAGAGCAGCGCCACGAGCCCGACGATCAGCCCGCAGAACGCGCCGAGCAGGAGCCCCACCAGCACCTCGCGCCCCACCCTCCGGCCGAGCGCCCCCCACGTCGGGCGGCGGCCGTGCATCGTCTGAAGGGCGAGGCTGACCGACTGGATCGCGACCCCCTCGGCCATCCCGGTCACCAGCGCGATGAACGGCGCCACCAGGATCAGCGTCGACACGTCGGCGTAAGCGTCGGCGATCAGCGCGGCGATCATACCGCCGATCACGTTACACATCAGCCACGGGAACCGCTTCCGCGCCGCGTACAGCGCCCGCCGCTGCTCGGCCTCGGTCAGGTGAACGCCGACCAGTTCGAACAGGTCTTGCCCCTCCTGGCGCCGCTCCAGGTCGGCCAGTTCGTCGGTATACAGGTCCACGTCCACCAGCCCGATCAGCTTCCCGTCGGCGTCGATCACCGGGAACGCCAGCAGCTTGTGCAGGGTGAAGAACTCGCAGGCGTCCAGCACGCTGGCGGTGTGCGGCACCGCCACCACGGGGCTAATCATCACCTGGAGAACGGGCGCTTCGGGCCGGGCCCGCAGCAGCCGCCGGGTGGGCACGACGCCGACGAGCCGGCCGTCGCCGTCGACGACGTAAAAGTAGACGACCCGACCGCCGATCTCGTGATCCCGGATGTAGTCGAGCGCCTGCGCGACTGACGCGCCCGACTCGATCCGGGTCGGGTCCGTGCGCATGTGCTTGGTGACGGGATCGGCGAGAATCTGGCGGGCATCGGACATTACAAGCCTCCTCTCGGCCGGGCGCCCCAGAGGGCGCGCGGGGCGGGCGGTGCGCGGATTCCTCACCCGCGAACCGGATACGGGACCAGTTCGCCAGGGCCGCCCGCAGACGGCCGCGTCAGTCACGGGGCGGTTTTCGGGCCGGACGGCCCGACCGGTTCCGCGGCGAGGATCTCGGCGACCTCGGCGGGCGATTCGGCCGCCCGCAGCCGGTTGCGCGTCTCGGGGTTGCCCGCGGCCCGCGCGACCTGTCCCAGCAGTAGTACCTGCAGGTTCGGGCGCTCGGCCGGGGTCACCAGCAGGAACATCAGGTGTACGAGGTCCGGTGACCGCGGGTCAAAGACGACCCCTTCCGTGGACCGGCCGAACACCACCAGCGGCTCGGCGAGGTTGGGGCACCGGGCGTGCGGAACCGCGACGCCCAGGCCCAGACTCGTGGGTAATTCGTGCTCGCGTGCGATGGCCAGCGCGGCGATGTCGGCGCCGGGCGGCAGCAAGCGAGCGGGAATCCGGGCGGCCATCTCCGTGATCGCCTGCTCGGCCGTCCGCCCCGGCACGGTGAGCAGCCCCGCGTCGGTCACCAGCAGGTCGCGGAGGCTCACCGCCGGGTGCCGCGGGTACTCGTCCTCGATCCGCCCGACGACCTGCTCGAGCAGGTCCTCCACCGTCACGATACCCACGGGGCTCGCGCGGTCCGTCACGACGCACATCGTTGTGCCCTCGCGCTGGAAGTACAGCAGCGTCGATTCGACGTCGTCGTCAGGGCGCACCGCACCCAGCGGGCGAATGAGGGCGGCCCACGCGGCGCCGTCGGCGGTGAGCCCGATCAGGTCCTTCGCCAGCAGGTAGCCGACCGGCAGCCCGGTTTCGGGCGCCACCACCGGCCAGCGCGAGAACCGCTGCTCCCCGACCTGCCGGCGCACCTCGTCCAGCGTGGCCGCCTTGGACAGCCGCCGGACCCGCGTCCACGGCACCATGATGTTGCGCACCGGCTGCCCGCGCAGGGCCGAAACGTTGTCCAGAATCAGCCGCGTGCGCACGTCCCGGACGGCCTTCTCGATCGAGTCGCGCCCGGCCCCGGCGTCGGCCAGCACGAGCCGGGCCAGCGAGACGGCGGCCTCGGCCTCCTCGAAGATCGCCGCGGTCGCGCCGACCTGTTCGAGGTCGCCCCGCTCGCGCAGGTAGTGGGCGCGGACGAAGATCTTCATCCGGGGGTTGAGGTTCCGCGCCACCGCGACCACCCCGGCCCGGTCCGCCGAGTGCGGCAGCGTCAGCACGAGGTGCGACGCCTGCGCGACGCCGGCGCTCTCCAGGATGGCCTCGCGCGCGGCGTCGCCGAAAACCGCCGTCTGCCCGTGCCGCCGCAGTTCCGCCACCGTGTCCATGTTCGTGTCGATCACGACCGTGCTCAGCCCCGCGTCCCGCAACAGCCGGTCCACCGTTTTGCCGACCGGCCCGAACCCGACGACCACCGCCTGCCGGCTCCCCCCGGCGGTGCCGCGGGCCACATCGTCGGCGACCGCGGCGTTGGCGCGGCCGACGCGCCGCTCGGCCCGCGCGTTCAGCCGCGCCCAGAGTCGCGGGCGCCGCTGCAGCCACCGCTCGATGCCGTCGATGCTGCGGAACAGCACCGGGTTGATGGTGATCGAAATGATCGCCGCGCCCACGAGCAGGCTGTGGCCGTCGTCGGTCATCAGCCCGTGCTTGCGGGCCAACTCGGACAGGATGAACGAGAACTCGCCGATCTGCGCCAGCCCGAGCGCCACGGTCAGGGCCGTTCGGACCGAGTGCCCCAGGGCCGCGACGATGACCAGGGCGGTGAGCGGCTTGACCAGCAGGATCACGAACAGCGCCGCGAGCATCATTAGCGGCGCGCGGAGCAGGAGCGCGGGGTCAAACAGCATCCCCACCGAGACGAAGAACAGCACCGCGAACGCGTCCCGCAGCGGGAGCGCGTCGGCGGCGGCCTGATGGCTCACCGGCGACCGCGCCACCATCATCCCGGCCAGGAATGCGCCCAGGGCCATCGACGCGCCGAACAGCGCGTACGCGCCGGCGGCGATCGCAACGGAGAACACCATGACCGTCAGAGTGAACAGCTCACGAGAGCGGAGCCGCGCGACCTGGGTGAGCGCCCAGGGGACCAGCCGCGAACCGGCGACCATCACGACCGCGACGAGTGCCGCCAGCTTGAGCAGCGCTAGCCCGATCGCGACCACCGGACCGGACCACCCGCCCGCGTCCGGTCCGGCCCCGCTTTGACCACCGAGCACCGGGATCATGACCAGCACGATCACCGTCAGCACGTCCTCGACGAGCAGCCAACCGACGGCGACGTGGCCGGCGGGCGAGTTCAGCGAGTCGGCGTCCATCAGCACGCGCATCAGCACCACCGTACTCGCCACCGCGAGCGCCATGCCGATCACCAGCCCCGTCCTGACGTCCACGCCGAACAGCGCGAACAGCGCGACGCTGGCCGCGGTGGCCACCAGGCTCTGCCCCAGCGCCCCCGGGACCGCGACGGCCCGAACGGCCAGCAGGTCCTCCAGGTGGAAGTGGAGGCCGACGCCGAACATGAGCAGGATCACCCCCACCTCGGCGAGTTGGTGGGCCAGGTTCACGTCGCCCTGGAACCCGGGCGTGTGCGGCCCGATCAGCACGCCGGCCAGCAGATAACCGACGATCGGAGACAGCCGCATCCACTGCGTCAACAGCCCCAGTATCCAGGCGGCCGTAAAGGCGGCGGCGATGGTCGTGATGAGAGGGAACTCGTGCATGCGTCACCGTTGCGGGATCAAGTTGGGGGCACACTCGGAGCCCGCCGGTAGGTCGGCCGGACCGCCACGCCGTCGTTTGCGCACCGGACGAAACGCCGATACGGTGCGGGCGCAGCCGTCCGCACCGTACCGGCGCCCGACCGTGTCCGTCGCCGGTCCTCACTCACGGTTCGATTGTTAGTGCCTGTTTTTGTTGCCGTCTTTGTGGCACAGACAGGAGTGTCTGCGCCACAAGAAACGGGCACCAACAGCCGGTTCCGGTATCGGTCTCGTGAAGTCGCATTAACTGAGCGGCGCTGCGCGAGCCACGATGGCGTGTAATACGAAGTTCGGTCAGTTCGGTTCGATGTTTCATGTAAAGCAGCGGCCGCGCGAACAGGGTCATCGGTTCCCGATCCGAACACCGGAACCGGAATCGTGAAGCCGGCCGCAGTCGCTGCCTTATTGCTCTCATACACGGCCCTATCTGCGGCGTCGCTTTCTTGACGAGCCGCGACCGCCCGGGAGCGGGGTACGTGGCACCGCTCCCGGGCGGTCGCGGCTCGTCAACAAAAGCGACACGACCATCGGGCACGTGTATCAGAGAGGTCCAGCTGGCTGTGTTTGTTTCTCGTGGTACAGGCATTCCTGTCTATGCGACCTTCTCGCGCTGCACAGACAGAAATGTCTGTGACACAAAGACAACAACCGGGGCCGACCGATGACCGGACGGTTCGCGGAGCGGGTCAGCCGGAAACGCGTGGGGCCGTTGTGAGCGCGGTCGGGTCGTTCCGCTCCCGGCCCATCCGGAGTAGGGCATCGTGGGTGGCGAGCTTGTACAACTCACCAAGCGTCGGGTGGTTGAAGCAGGTTCCCAACAGCAAATCGGCTCCCGCACCGGTCATCAAGGCCATCACCCCGATGTGAACCACTTCGGACGCAAGCTCC belongs to Gemmata obscuriglobus and includes:
- a CDS encoding cation:proton antiporter, which produces MHEFPLITTIAAAFTAAWILGLLTQWMRLSPIVGYLLAGVLIGPHTPGFQGDVNLAHQLAEVGVILLMFGVGLHFHLEDLLAVRAVAVPGALGQSLVATAASVALFALFGVDVRTGLVIGMALAVASTVVLMRVLMDADSLNSPAGHVAVGWLLVEDVLTVIVLVMIPVLGGQSGAGPDAGGWSGPVVAIGLALLKLAALVAVVMVAGSRLVPWALTQVARLRSRELFTLTVMVFSVAIAAGAYALFGASMALGAFLAGMMVARSPVSHQAAADALPLRDAFAVLFFVSVGMLFDPALLLRAPLMMLAALFVILLVKPLTALVIVAALGHSVRTALTVALGLAQIGEFSFILSELARKHGLMTDDGHSLLVGAAIISITINPVLFRSIDGIERWLQRRPRLWARLNARAERRVGRANAAVADDVARGTAGGSRQAVVVGFGPVGKTVDRLLRDAGLSTVVIDTNMDTVAELRRHGQTAVFGDAAREAILESAGVAQASHLVLTLPHSADRAGVVAVARNLNPRMKIFVRAHYLRERGDLEQVGATAAIFEEAEAAVSLARLVLADAGAGRDSIEKAVRDVRTRLILDNVSALRGQPVRNIMVPWTRVRRLSKAATLDEVRRQVGEQRFSRWPVVAPETGLPVGYLLAKDLIGLTADGAAWAALIRPLGAVRPDDDVESTLLYFQREGTTMCVVTDRASPVGIVTVEDLLEQVVGRIEDEYPRHPAVSLRDLLVTDAGLLTVPGRTAEQAITEMAARIPARLLPPGADIAALAIAREHELPTSLGLGVAVPHARCPNLAEPLVVFGRSTEGVVFDPRSPDLVHLMFLLVTPAERPNLQVLLLGQVARAAGNPETRNRLRAAESPAEVAEILAAEPVGPSGPKTAP